CAACATCGCCCGCGAGGTCACGCTGGGCGCCGGCATTCCGCCGCAGGTGCCGTCGTTCACCGTGGGGCGGGCATGCGCCTCCAGCAACCAGGCCATCACCTCCGGCGCCGAGCACATTGCGCTGGGCATGGCCGACGTGGTCATCGCCGGCGGCGCCGAGTCGCTGACCGACGTGCCCATCCTGTTCTCGCCGGAGATGCGCAACGCGCTGGTGCGCGCCTCCAAGGCCAAGTCGCTGGGCGAGCGCATCCAGGCCTTCCGCGCCATCCGGCCGCGGCACCTGGCGCCCATCGCCCCCGCCATCGCCGAGCCGACGACAGGGCTGACGATGGGCGAGTCGGCGGAAAAGATGGCCAAGGAAAACGGCATCACCCGCGAGGCGCAGGACCGCTGGGCGCTGCGCTCACACCAGCTGGCCGCGGCGGCCACGGAGGACGGCCGCCTGACGCGCGAGATCGCCCCCTTCTACGTGCCCCCCAGGTTCGACCGCGTCGCCACGACCGACAACGGCGTGCGCGCCGACACCTCCTTCGAAAAGCTGTCCACGCTCAAGCCCGTGTTCGACCGCCGCTACGGAACGGTCACCGCCGGCAACGCATCCCCGCTGACGGATGGCGCGTCGGCCGTGCTGCTGATGAGCGAGGAAAAGGCGAAGGAGCTGGGGCACAAGCCGCTGGGCTTCATCCGCAGCTACGCGTACGCCGCGCTGGACCCCAACGACCAGCTGCTGCAGGGCCCGGTCTACGCCGCGCCGGCGGCGTTCGACCGCGCGGGGCTCACCATGAAGGACATCGGCCTGCTGGAAATCCACGAGGCGTTTGCGGCGCAGGTGCTCAGCAACCTCCAGTGGTTCGATTCCGACAAGGTCGCCCGCGAGCGGCTGGGGCGCGACAAGGCCATCGGCCTACCGCCGGAAGACCGCATCAACGTGATGGGCGGCTCCATCGCCATCGGCCACCCGTTCGGCGCCACGGGCGGGCGCATCACCGTCACACTGCTCAACGAAATGCGCCGCCGCGGCGAGCAGTTCGGCATGATCAGCGTCTGCGCCGCGGGCGCCATGGGCTTCGTGATGATCGTCGAAGCCGCGCCAAACTGACGCCAGGCGAAATCCAGAGGAAGTGAAGGGGCTCCCGCGCGACCGCGCGGGAGCCCTTTTGTCATCCTCTCATCCAGCGCCGCGGATCCCGGTGCTGGTGAACGCAATCCGTGACCAGGATCCGCTCGTCCGAGACTTCGAACACGACCATGTAGGGGAACCCACGAGTCAGCGCTCGGCGAACCTGGCCGATGCCCGCGTGGCGGAGCGGGTTCTCGTGGATTGAGCTGATTGCCGCTTCTACCGCCGCACGAAACTCCGCGCCGTTTCGCTTGTTTCGCCTGTCATACCTCCGCGCTGCGCGTTCGACCTGTCTCTTTACTGCCGGACGGATTCTCAGCGCCCGGTTCACTGCTGCTCAGCACGCAATTGCGCGCGGAAAACTTCCCATGAAATTGACGACTCCGGATCAGCTGCGTCGGCCTCTATCTCCCGAAGCGAATCCGCGATGATCTCATCCGACATCGGAAATATCCCGCTGTCTTCGAAACTCCGCATCATCACGCTTGCGATCCGGATTCGCTCCTCGGGCGGAAGGGCGAGCAGATCCTGAATCGGGATGCCGGTCGGATCTCCGCCCGGCACCGTTTCCGATTGCA
The window above is part of the Longimicrobium sp. genome. Proteins encoded here:
- the fadI gene encoding acetyl-CoA C-acyltransferase FadI, translated to MNGQGRRVAIIDGCRTPFAKSGTDFRDVSAVELGKASVRELIARTEIDPKLVDHVVYGTVVQSVQEPNIAREVTLGAGIPPQVPSFTVGRACASSNQAITSGAEHIALGMADVVIAGGAESLTDVPILFSPEMRNALVRASKAKSLGERIQAFRAIRPRHLAPIAPAIAEPTTGLTMGESAEKMAKENGITREAQDRWALRSHQLAAAATEDGRLTREIAPFYVPPRFDRVATTDNGVRADTSFEKLSTLKPVFDRRYGTVTAGNASPLTDGASAVLLMSEEKAKELGHKPLGFIRSYAYAALDPNDQLLQGPVYAAPAAFDRAGLTMKDIGLLEIHEAFAAQVLSNLQWFDSDKVARERLGRDKAIGLPPEDRINVMGGSIAIGHPFGATGGRITVTLLNEMRRRGEQFGMISVCAAGAMGFVMIVEAAPN
- a CDS encoding type II toxin-antitoxin system RelE/ParE family toxin, producing the protein MNRALRIRPAVKRQVERAARRYDRRNKRNGAEFRAAVEAAISSIHENPLRHAGIGQVRRALTRGFPYMVVFEVSDERILVTDCVHQHRDPRRWMRG